CTTGAGTTGGTGCGTTATCAATATAACAATCTGACGGTCAAGGCCCCAATCGCCGGGTTTATCACGGCGAAAGAGGTCATTACCGGTGATTCTGTCTCTCCTTCTACGCCGCTGTTCGTTATAACGAATCTTGATAAATTATACATTCAGGTGGACGTTCCGGAAGCGGTGATCAACCGCGTGAAAGTCGGTCAGCATGCACATGCCCAAATTCCATCCATTAATAAGCGTGTGGAAGGAAAAGTGGCTTATGTCGCTCCAATGAGCAACGCTGAATCTCAGTCGTTTCCTGTGCGAATCCTTGTAGAAAATGCAGAACATCTGATTAAAGGTGGAATGAAAGCGCGAGTTCGAATCCTATTTGAATCGGAGCAACCAGAACCTACTGAGCCAGAGGCGACAAAAGAAGCTTCAGCTCAACAGGAGGGGTAAGATGAGCAAAAAGGTGTTGTTTTGCGCGACGGTTGATTATCATTTCGAACTTTTCCATCTGCCCTATTTAAAGTGGTTTAAGGAACAAGGTTGGGAGATTCATGTTGCTGCCCAAGGTCAACGGAATCTCCCTTTTGTCGATCAAAAATATGATATACCGATCCAACGATCGCCGTTTAAGAAGCAAAATATATTCGCCTATACCGCGCTTCGCAAGCTGATGGATGAGCACCGATATGAGCTCGTGCATTGCCATACGCCAATGGGCGGAGCGCTTGCTCGTCTTGCGGCTCGACGCGCTCGAAAACGCGGCGCAAAAGTAATCTATACCGCGCACGGATTTCACTTTTGTCAGGGGGCTCCTTTATTAAATTGGTTGTTGTATTATCCGATTGAAAAACAGCTCGCTCGTTACACCGACTGCCTGATCACGATTAATCAGGAAGATTATCAACTGGCCCGCAGGCGAAAATTTAAAGCGGGGAAGATCGTTCATGTGCATGGCGTTGGCGTCGATTCAGAGCGGTTTGCGCCGATCACACAGGAACAATGCATTGAACAACGGCAAATGTTAGGTTACGAGGCGGATGAATTTTTAATGCTCTACGCTGCCGAATTTAATCAGAATAAAAATCAACAGCTGTTGCTCCACGCCTTAGCCATCATTCATGATGAGGCTCCGCAAGCGAGATTGGTGCTCGCGGGAGAAGGGCCGCTGCTTGATGAGTGTAAAGAACTCGCCCGCCGTCTCGGCATCGAGCAGAAAGTTGACTTTCTTGGCTTCCGCAACGACCTTGAACGATGGTTGCCGATTTGTGATCTCGCCGTTGCCTCAAGTTTGCGTGAAGGACTACCCGTTAACATCATGGAAGCGATGGCTTGCGGACTGCCTGTCGTCGCCAGCGATAACCGCGGACATCGGGAGTTGGTGAAAAACGACGCCAATGGGTGGGTTGTAGCCACGCGAGACGTAAAAGAAATGGCTGAAAAAATTAAATTAGTCATTGCTAATCCGACTTGGAAAAGAGAGTTAGGTTTAACGGGCAGGCAAAGGATTGATCAAACATACAGTGAGAGAAATGTTTTGCGCCAAAAGACAGAAATCTATTCTTCGTTGATAGAAGAACGGGCAAAGATGGAGGAGTTAACGTGGGTCGTCCCTTAAGGATACTACATAGTGTGGTCAACATGAACCGTGGCGGCGCCGAAACGCTGCTAATGAATCTGTATCGAAATATCGATCGGACAAAAATAAAATTCGATTTCCTCACAAATAAAGAAGGCGTCTTTGACCCTGAAATCGAACAACTGGGTGGTCGCGTTTATCGAATTCCTTATATCACTGACGTCGGCCACTTTGGCTATATAAAAGCCTTGGACCGCTTTTTTAAAGATCATCAGCAATATAAGGTCGTTCACTCTCACATGGATAAAATGAGCGGATTCGTTCTTCGCGCGGCAAAGAGGGCGGGGGTTCCCATGCGGATCGCGCATAGTCACAATACGAGCAGTGAAGGAGGGGCATTTGCCCGATTGTATAAATGGTATGCGGGGACACGCATTTCATCTAACGCGAGCCATCTGTTTTCCTGTTCGCGGGAAGCGGCTAAGTGGCTGTTTCATAGCCAAGCGGCTCATAGCGCCATCTTGAAAAATGGGATTGAAAGTGAACGATTTTTGTTCTCGCCTGATGTTCGATTACAAGTACGGAGAGATTTGGGATTAACAGAGGATCATTTTGTTTTAGGACATGTAGGGAGGTTTAATCGGCAAAAAAACCACCGGTTCCTGATTGAAATGTTCGCTGAATTACAGAAAGTGAAAAAGGATGCAAGGCTGATCCTAACGGGAGATGGTCCGCTTAGGCCTGAAATAGAGCAGCAAGTAAAAGACTTTGGATTGGATGAGCGCGTTACATTTTTAGGCGTCCGCTCGGATATTGACCGACTCATGCAGGCGTTTGATGTGTTTGCGTTTCCCTCGTTTCATGAAGGGTTGCCCGTTACGCTAATTGAGGCCCAAGGAGCGGGATTACCTTGCGTGCTTTCCGATACGATTACGAAAGAAGTCGATCTAGGCATGCAACTCGTCCATTACTGCCCTTTGGGAGATATGACAAGTTGGCTGGAAAAGATACTTGAAAGCTCTAATGCATCAAGAAAATCGTCAGCTAAAGCCCTGTTCCGAAATGGTTACGACATTTCAGATACCGCAGTGTGGTTAGGGGATTTTTATTTAGGAGTATAGGGATGAAAAATATGAGATTAACTGTTTTTACACCTACTTATAATCGCGCGTATTGTCTCCAAGACTGCTATGAAAGTTTGAAGCGCCAAACGAATAAAGATTTTATGTGGTTAATTATCGATGATGGTTCGACGGATGGCACACCAGAGTTAGTCGAACAGTGGATAGCGGAAGAGGCTGTGCCGATTCGTTATTACTGGCAAGAAAATCATGGGATGCATGGGGCGCACAATACGGCCTACGAGCTGATTGAAACAGAGTTGAATGTTTGTATTGACTCAGATGATTACATGCCAGACGATGCCGTCGAAAAAATTCTTGCTTTTTGGGAACGGCATGGCAGCGATCAAGTGAGTGGCATCATTGGGTTGGATTCAGACAGAGAAGGAAAGGTGCTTGGAACCCGATTGCCTGAAGATCTGAAGCAGAGCACACTGTTTGATCTCTATCGTAAACATGGCGTCACGGGCGACAAAAAACTAGTCTACCGAACCGAATTGACAAAGAAGTATCGCTATCCCATTTTTGAAGGTGAAAAATACGTCGGGTTGGCGTACAAGTACTATAAACTAGACGAACAATACGAAATGTTGTTGCTAAATGAGGTGTTATGCTGCGTTGAGTACCTTGCCGATGGATCCTCCATGAATATGTTGAGTCAGTATAAAAGGAATCCGAGGGGATTTGCTTTCTATCGAAAGGAATTGATGAAGCTCTCCTTTGCTAATTTTTCATTTAAATTCAGGCAAGCGATCCATCTAGTATCAAGCAGCATCATCGCTAGAAATCGCAACCTATTAATTGAAACACCAAGCAAATTAATCACTCTATTAGCTTTACCTTTAGGGGTTGTTTTGTATGGTTTTATCGTAGTTAAAACAAAGAGAGCCTAAGGGGACAGGTAGAGATGACGGTAATTTGGATAACGTTAGTGATTGCGTACATGTTCTCTTTATATGCTAGGTACTTGTCTACCCCTGTTCCCTTAGGGCTGGTCGAAGTTAGACCGAATAAGCTAATGGCGATCGTAGCTGTATTCACGTTAGCGCTTGTTGCAGGTTTAAGAAACAATATAGGCGATACGTACTTTTATATGCATACATACCGAACACAAGATGTCGGAAGTTGGGATTTTGTTCTCTCTCAGAAGGATGTCGGATTTAATATTTATCAGATGATTTTAAAGCAATTTTCGGATGATCCTCAACTTCTCGTTTTTGTGTCCGCGTTGATTACAAACGTATTGATTGGGTATGTGCTGTATAAGTATTCTAGATTGCTAGAGTTAAGCATTTTTGTTTTTGTTACTTCCGGGATGTATATCGTCTCTATGAATGGAATTAGGCAATATTTGGCTGCCGCGATCTTATTCGCCGCAACGAAGTATTTATTAGAAGGAGACTGGAAGAAATATTGTTTGGTAATTCTACTCGCTTCGGGCTTTCATCAAACGGCTATTATTTTGATTCCGATCTATTTTATGGTGAGAAGAAAAGCTTGGACAGTCACGACCTTCGTTCTTCTTTTTATTGCGATTATCTTTACAGTAGGATATGGGCAATTTTCATCCGCTTTTTTTAGCGCAATCGATGATACGCATTATAGCGAATATCAGAACTTTAACGAAGGTGGAGCGAATATCATCCGCGTGTTTGTTGATCTAATGCCTGTTGTTTTAGCTTATTTAGGAAGAGAAAGGTTACGGGAGTTATTTCCAAAAAGTGACTACATTGTTAACCTATCCTTGCTAAGTGTTGTGTTTATGATTATTGCCACGCAAAATTGGATATTTGCGAGAATGTCCATTTACTTTGGTCTGTATCAGTTACTGCTCATTTCATGGATTATTAAAGCCTTTCGAGAAAAGGAACAAAGATTTGTCTACTATTCAATTCTCATTTGCTATTGTGTTTATTTTTATTATGAGAATGTCGTGACCCTTGGAATTGTATACCGTAGTCATTATTTATAGGGTGGTTTCTTTTTTATGGACAAGAAAAAGAGGGTTCTGCATGTGGTCAGCGCCATGAATCGCGGCGGCGCGGAAACATTGTTAATGAACGTCTATAGAAATATAGATCGAGATCGAATCCAATTCGACTTTGTTTCCCATCGATCTGTTGAGGGTGATTTCGATCGTGAGATTTGTCAGTTGGGTGGGAAGATTTACAGAGTTAAAAGCTTAGGGCAGTCGGGGTTATTTTCATACATCTCTGCATTAAGGGGAATCATGGTTTCCGAAGAATATGCAGCGGTCCATGCCCATACTGACTATCAAGCAGGATTTCCACTGCTGGCGGCAAAGAGGGCTGGTATAAAGAGAAGAATTTGTCATTCACATAGCAACCATTTTCCGAAAGGGAATCGGTTGAAGGAAAGGGCTCTGCTGAAAGTGTTGCAAATGGTTATCACGCGGGCGGCGACGGACTACTGCGCATGTAGTCAGGAGGCGGCCCAATTTTTATATGGGAACAGGCAAGGTGTACATCTGCTAAAGAACGGGATTGATATCGATTCTTTTCTTGGGGAGATGGAACCTCCGCAAGCCAGAAGTGTGAGACAGGAACTGGGGATTCCGACAAATGCAAAACTGATCGGTCATATTGGTCATTTTTCACCTTCAAAAAACCATTCGTTTATGTTGAGGCTATTAAAAGAACTCGTTACGGAACGAAGCGATATATTCCTAATCCTAGTTGGGGGTGGTCCCTTACGGGAAGAAATAGAGGGTGAAGCTAGGAGACTTGGCGTTGATGACCATGTCCGTTTCCTTGGTGTTCGCTCAGACGCGCCTCGATTAATGAAAGCTTTTGACGTCTTTTTGTTCCCTTCGATTTATGAGGGTTTCGGCATTGTCGCAATCGAAGCGCAAAGCGCGGGCACGCCGTGTATTATAGCGGACAGTGTGCCGAAGAGCGTAGACATGGGGCTCGGACTCGTGTCATTCGTTTCCTTACAGGACAGTCTAGCAGAGTGGACCAAACAGATTCATAAAGCATTTTTAACAGAGCAGATATCAAACGAGGCGATTGTGAGTAAAATCTCGTCGGCGGGTTTTGATATCAAACAAAATGTTTCGGAATGGTTGGGGTTATACGGATGAAAAAGAAAAAAATATTAATCAGCTCTTTTGATTTAGCAATCGGCGGAGTCGAACGGAGTCTGATCGGATTGCTCAATCAATTGGATTATAGTCGATTCGATGTCGATCTTCTGTTATTTAGACATGAGGGGGAATTTATGCCTTTATTGCCGAGCGGCCCCAACTTACTAGCGGAAATCCCCCAATACGCAACTTTCAGACAATCGATAAAAGAAATCGTAAAAAGTGGACACGCTTCGATTGGACTCTCCCGATTGATCGCTCGGTACGTAGGAACGGTCCAAGGTAAGTTAACCCGAAGCGCGGAACCAGGGTATCGGGTGATCCAGTATGGATGGAAATATTCCCTGCCGTTTCTTCCCGAAATGAAAGAAGAATACGATGTTGCCATCAGCTTTCTTTGGCCCCATTACTTTATTGGAGATAAAGTGCGAGCGAAGCAAAAGTTGGGATGGGTTCACACAGATTATTCTAACATTCAAATCAATCAAGCGTTGGAGCAACAAATGTGGGAGCAACTGGATCAAGTTGTCGCTGTATCCGAGGAGTGCCGTCAATCGTTTCTAAAAGTAATGCCATCCTTGCGCGCCAAAACAATGGTGATCGAAAATATTATTTCTCCCGCATTTGTTCGTGAACAAGCCTTGGCCGAGGTTGCGGAAGGGATGTCGCAGATCGCTGGACGAGTAAAATTGCTTACTGTCGGTAGACTGTCTTTCGCCAAAGGAATTGACCAAGCGGCGTACGCTTGTCGGAAGCTAGTCGATCAAGGAATCGACGTCGAATGGACGATCGTCGGCTATGGCCCTTTGCAAGCTGAGATTGAGGAAATTATCGAAAATTTGAACCTGCGTGATCATTTTAAACTGGTCGGAAAAAAGACGAATCCATATCCTTATATGCGGGCATGCGATATTTATGTGCAGCCTTCGCGTTATGAAGGGAAAGCGGTGACGGTGCGTGAGGCCCAGATTTTAGGAAAACCCGTCTTGATTACGCATTTTCCTACAGCGCCTAGCCAAGTTCAAGACGGACTAGATGGTCTGATTACACCGATGGGAGTCGATGGAATCGTAGTCGGAGTAAAAAAGTTACTAGAGGATAACGATTTGCGAAAGAAGCTTGCCGCAAATGCGCAAAGACGTGATTATAGCAATAATGACCAGGTTGAAAAATTATATTCATTAATAGAGTCGAATGAAGGGAAAATAAGTAAGGCGGCGGATAGATGATACCCAAAGTTAGCTTAGTTGTTCCTATTTACAAGGTTGAACAATACCTTGCCCAGTGTGTCGAAAGCATCCTCAGGCAGACCTATCCGAATTTAGAGATCATCTTAGTCAATGATGGATCTCCGGATAATTGCGGACACATAGCTGATCGCTATGCCGCGTTGGATCCGCGGGTTTACGTCATCCATAAGGAAAATGGCGGACTATCTGATGCGCGTAATGTCGGTATGCAACGGGTGACTGGCGATTATGTGCTATTTGTCGACAGTGATGATTGGCTGGATGAAAAAATGGTAGAGGAAATGGTGAATAAAAGTTTGAGCTATGAAGCCGATGTCGTTCAATCGGCTTTTTATTATGCCTACGATGATCATCTCCTTTACGACAATCGGTATTTCTCGCGTGAAGATGAGCCGCTCGTCTTAGATCGACAGCGTCTGATGAAGGAATTAGTGATCAATGAAAAGGTCAAAAACTTTGCTTGGGGCAAGCTTTTCAAGACGAATCTGGCGCGCGATATTCCATTTAAAAAAGGCGTTTTATTTGAAGACGTGTTTTGGGCGCATCAAGTCATGCACCGCGCGCAAACGTATGTCATTTTGCATCAACCGATGTTCTATTATCGTCAACGCAAGGACAGTATCGTGGCGACCTACACACCGCGCAATTTAGATTATTTACGGGGATTGAAGGAGCGGCACTCATTTATAGCTTCACATTATCAAGAACTATCGGCCCAGTCGTACAAAAACATCTTAAATGCCAGTTTGATCCACTACAACTTGCTGTTTTTGAATAAAGAGCAAGACAAGGGCGGCGCATTAAGACGGGAGATACAAAACTATGTTAAAAACCATCATCAACAATTAAAGAAAGCCGCCAAAAATGACAATGGACTAAGTCGGCAGCTAACATGGTTTGTCATCCACCCCAACCTTTATCTCGTGTATAACGTAGTGATCAAGGGTTTGAAGAAATTGAAAGTTATTTCGCAACCGAGCGGATTAGAACGGATTAATTTGTAAATGAGGAAATAGAATGAATCGATTCTTGGAAAAAGTAAAGAAAACCATATGGTTTATTCTCATTCGTCTCTTTAACTGCTTTCCGATTAAAGAAAATAAGATCTTTTTAACGAGCTACTATGGCAGTCAGTATGGAGACAACCCCAAATACATTACGGAATATATCTTAGAACATGCTCCGAAAAATAAGTTTGATCTTGTCTGGGGGTTTACGGATCCAGAAGCTCGAGAGGGTATCCCCGGAATCCGAAAGGTCAAGAGAATGTCGATTGGCTATTTTTACGAGTTATGCACTGCGAAAGTTGTTATTACAAATTATCGAACGACTGAATTTTTTGTGAAAAGAAAGAATCAATATTATATCCAAACATGGCACAGTTCTTTGCGATTGAAACAGATCGAAAAGGATGCGGAAGCGTCTTTACCTGAGGGCTATCTTCGTATGGCGAAACAAGATTCGAAAAAATGCGATCTTCTATTGTCCGGAAGCGCTTTTAGCACCGACATTTTTGAAAGATCCTTTTGGTATAGCGGAGAAATCTTTGAGCATGGAACTCCGCGCAATGATTTTCTTTTTCGGAACAACACAGAGAAAAGAAGGGATGTTTTGAAACAATTAAACATTCCGAGCGATAGCAAAGTTGTATTGTATGCTCCGACGTTTAGAAAAAATAAGGGTTTAGAGGTGTATGACCTACAATATCAAAACATCTTAGATAGATTAAAACATCGATTTGGCGGCGACTGGATCTGCTTGGTGAGGTTGCATCCGCATCTACTAGCTCAATCTAGCCAACTGCAATTTGCTTCAAACGTTTTAGATGTGACTGCTTACGATGATATTCAGGAATTGCTTAGTGTTTCGGATATTTTGATTTCCGATTACTCTTCGCTCATGTTCGATTTCTCGATTACGAATCGCCCTTGTTTTCTCTATGTTCCCGATTTGGAAGAATATATCCAAACCGATCGCAATCTCTATTTCGATTTGAATGAATTGCCTTTTATTAGTGTGATGAACAACGAGGAACTAGTCGCTGAAATAGACAATTTTGATCCTGATCAATACACGCAAGACCTGCAAGTGTTCTTGCAGCGGATTGGGACTTTTGAAAACGGAGATGCTTGTGAGCATTTATTGAGTCGCATTCATCGGGTGTGCTTTAAAGAAAAGGGGAGATATGAAGATGAAGCCGTATAAAATAGGATATACAACCGGGGTATTTGATCTTTTCCATGTTGGGCATCTTAACATCTTAAAAAGGGCTAAGGAACAATGCGATTATTTGATTGTAGGGGTAAGTACAGACGAGTTAGTGATGGAGTATAAAAGTAAGAAGCCCGTCATTCCCCAGCAAGAACGCGTGGAAATCGTGAACTCGATTAAATATGTTGATCTAGTTGTCCATCAAACCAATCGGAATAAGTTTTTTGCTTGGGAAGAATTAAAATTTGACGTTCTCTTCGTGGGGGATGATTGGAAAGGAGACAGCCTGTTCGTGGAAATGGAGAAGAAGTTCAATCATGTAGGGGTGGAGATCATCTATTTCCCATATACCAGCGGCGTTTCCTCCACTGGACTTAAGGAGAAAATTAGATACAAAAAATCGGTTGTGTGAAGATGATCAGGCCAGCCATTAGTATTATTGTCCCTGTTTATAATGATGAGCTCCACTTAAGGGCTTGCGTTGATAGTCTTTTAACTCAATCTTTTACCGACTTTGAAATCATACTCGTCAATGATGGATCGACAGACGGAAGCGGTAAAATTTGTGATGATTTTGCCGTGAAAGATGCTAGAGTGCGAGTGATTCACAAGCATAATGGGGGAGTAAGTTCAGCAAGAAATATAGGGGTGGCAGCGGCTAGGGGAGAATACATCGGATTTGTAGACGGGGATGACCGAATTGAGACAAATATGTATGTTGAACTCCATACTTTGTGCGTGGAGACCGATAGCGATATCGCCATCTGCAGGTTGGGTAGGGAGATTAATGGTGAATTAATGAATAATGATCCGAGACCATTTGTGAAAGAATTAGATCACAATGAAGCGATTGCGCGGCTATTTGAAGGTGTTTTGTATAGGTTTTCGCTGTGTAATAAACTGTTCAAAAAGACGTGTTTTGAAGGGGTGTCCTTTCCTGAAGGGAGGATTCACGAGGATCTGTCTTCAACCTATAGGCTATTCGCTAATGCAAATAAAGCTATATATTCTAATTTTATCGGATATATTTACGTGAAAAGGGAAAACAGCATTTTAACATCAACATATAGCGAAAAAAGATTGGATGCCTTTTTAGGATGGGATGAAATATTAACATTTATGAATGATAGATACAAACATCTAACCCATACGGTCATAACTTGTTTTTTATATTGGTGCATAGATAATGTTTTTTATATATTAAAGCAGGTAGAGAATAGGAGGGACCGCAATCAATATTTGGGTGTCATTCAACAATGTGTTAAAAAGCATTATAAAGAGATCATGAGCAGTAAAATTTCAATGAAACATAGAATGATTATCACCCTGTTGAATTACAATGTGCGGTTACTGACTATTAGCTATTCGTTGAGGGGAGCGATATTCGATACATCGAGCTAAGTCGATTGGCAAGCAAAGGAGAGTTTTGATTTCAGCTTATTTCGCAAGGAATCTTGGCGATGATTTGTTTTTAAAAATACTTTTTGATCGCTACCCGCATATTCAATGGGAGCTGTTGACGGCCAATAGAAACTACAACGACATATTTAAATCGTACCGTAATGTAAAAATTATTTACTCGTACAGAGACGTTAAGATTGGAAAGTCGCGTTTCAATTTATTTTATAAGATAAGCGAATTAATTAACGGTTTTAGAAAATATGATGCTCTTGTGATTATAGGCGGTTCAATATTTATGCAAAGTCCGGCTTGGAAGATGAAGTGGGAAGAAAGAAAATACTTGCTGGATAGATTTAAAAGAATGAATAAGAAAACATTCATACTGGGCGCAAATTTTGGGCCTTTTACCGATAATGTATTTCTTGAAAGGTATACAGAGTTATTCAGTGAATTTGATGATGTATGTTTTAGAGATCAGCACTCCTATCGTTTTTTTAAAGACCTTAAAAATGTACGAGTCGCTCCAGATGTCGTTTTTAATCTCGATACTGGTTTCCCGGAAACCAAAGAAAAGAATGTAGGATTTTCAATTATAGATATTAAGGAAAGAGAAGGATTGAAAGAAAGTTACAATCGTTATAACGACAAGATGGAACAAATCATCAGACGGTATGCCGAGCAAGGTTATAACATAAAATTATTTTCCTTCTGTGAAAACGAAGGAGATTTAAGAGTCGCCAACCAATTGTCGAGGAAGCTTAAAGATGTTCATAATGGAAACAATATTCAAGTCGTAAATTACGAAGGCAAAATTAAGGAGTTTTTAGAAGTGTTTCATTCGTGCCAGATAATAATTGGCGCTAGGTTTCATTCCATTATTTTGGCGGTGATATACGATCAAAGCGTATTTCCCATTATTTATAATGAAAAAACATTGAATGCGCTAAAAGACCTGAGCATGGAGCAAAACAGTATCCATCTTAAAGAGATTCACAACATGGATGTTATAGATATCGTCCAAATCGCCGCAGATAATAGAAATCAAGACCGACATGTATTTAATGAAGCAAGTAGACAATTTGAGAAGTTAGATACGATTTTAAGATGATAATATAAAATTGGGTGATCTATTAATCATGAAAAAGAACCTTCTATTTGTGATAGATTCATTGGACTGCGCTGGCGCGGAAAAGAGTCTAGTCACATTATTGTCGCTTATTGATTATTCGGAGTATTCCGTTGATCTTAGGCTTTTTGCCCATGGCTATTTACTCGAGGAACTAGTTCCTCAAGAGGTTAATATTTTAAAGCCATTGGACTATACGCAATACGCAAATTTAAGCTTGGTAGAAGCCTTGGGAAATTCACTGAAAAAATTTAATTTTAGCATGCTCTACTCAAGGATAAACTACTCCTCAAAAATTAGGAGAGGGAAATATAGCAATCCGCAAAAAGCAAGGATCTTCTGGCAGGCTGTGGGGCATAACATTGAAAACAATCCAAAGGAATATGACATAGCGATCGCTTATGCTCAAGGGGTTCCAACTTTTTACGTGGCGGAAAAGGTGAAAGCTAAGAAAAAGTTTGCTTGGGTTAACGTCAGCTACAGATTAAAAGATGAAGATAAAATCTTCCAAAGAAAGTTTTATGATGAATTTAATGGAATTGTAGCCGTATCGGAATCAACAAAAGAGATTTTAACAGAAACATTTCCGTATTACTCGGATAAAATAGACGTTATTTATGATATTAACAATCCCGAGTTTATAGCTAATATGGCCAAGTTAGGAAACGGTTATGATGATGGCTTCGATGGATTGAAGATATTAACGATTGGTCGATTTAACTATCAAAAAGGATATGATATTGCTCTTGAAGCGTGTAAAAAGCTGAAGGAACAAGGTATCCAATTTAGATGGTATGTGTTGGGTAAAGGCCCTATGGAAGAAGAAATAAAAGCAAGTATTGAAGAAAAAGGCCTATCTGATCATTTTATATTGCTTGGGATCAAGTCGAATCCTTATCCATATATAGTGAATTCGGACATCTATGTCCAGACATCTCGATTTGAAGGATTCGGATTAGCGATAGCGGAAGCGCGCATGCTGAATGTGCCGATTGTGACGACAAGATTTGACGCCGTTTACAGTCAAATGGTAGAGGGGAAAAATGGTCTGGTTGTCGATATGAACGCCGATGCGGTTTGCGCCGGGATTGAAAAGCTGATTGAGAATCAGCAGCTAAGAGAGCAAATTATAGAATATCTAAAGGTTGAAAAAAAGGGAAACGTCGAGGAAATAGAAAAGTTTCATCAGTTAATAAGCTAATGAATATGGAAGAGAGTCAAGTGAACATGAAAAAGAAAGTATTATTCATGCTAA
This genomic window from Ammoniphilus oxalaticus contains:
- a CDS encoding glycosyltransferase family 2 protein, with translation MIPKVSLVVPIYKVEQYLAQCVESILRQTYPNLEIILVNDGSPDNCGHIADRYAALDPRVYVIHKENGGLSDARNVGMQRVTGDYVLFVDSDDWLDEKMVEEMVNKSLSYEADVVQSAFYYAYDDHLLYDNRYFSREDEPLVLDRQRLMKELVINEKVKNFAWGKLFKTNLARDIPFKKGVLFEDVFWAHQVMHRAQTYVILHQPMFYYRQRKDSIVATYTPRNLDYLRGLKERHSFIASHYQELSAQSYKNILNASLIHYNLLFLNKEQDKGGALRREIQNYVKNHHQQLKKAAKNDNGLSRQLTWFVIHPNLYLVYNVVIKGLKKLKVISQPSGLERINL
- a CDS encoding glycosyltransferase — translated: MKKKKILISSFDLAIGGVERSLIGLLNQLDYSRFDVDLLLFRHEGEFMPLLPSGPNLLAEIPQYATFRQSIKEIVKSGHASIGLSRLIARYVGTVQGKLTRSAEPGYRVIQYGWKYSLPFLPEMKEEYDVAISFLWPHYFIGDKVRAKQKLGWVHTDYSNIQINQALEQQMWEQLDQVVAVSEECRQSFLKVMPSLRAKTMVIENIISPAFVREQALAEVAEGMSQIAGRVKLLTVGRLSFAKGIDQAAYACRKLVDQGIDVEWTIVGYGPLQAEIEEIIENLNLRDHFKLVGKKTNPYPYMRACDIYVQPSRYEGKAVTVREAQILGKPVLITHFPTAPSQVQDGLDGLITPMGVDGIVVGVKKLLEDNDLRKKLAANAQRRDYSNNDQVEKLYSLIESNEGKISKAADR
- a CDS encoding EpsG family protein, producing the protein MTVIWITLVIAYMFSLYARYLSTPVPLGLVEVRPNKLMAIVAVFTLALVAGLRNNIGDTYFYMHTYRTQDVGSWDFVLSQKDVGFNIYQMILKQFSDDPQLLVFVSALITNVLIGYVLYKYSRLLELSIFVFVTSGMYIVSMNGIRQYLAAAILFAATKYLLEGDWKKYCLVILLASGFHQTAIILIPIYFMVRRKAWTVTTFVLLFIAIIFTVGYGQFSSAFFSAIDDTHYSEYQNFNEGGANIIRVFVDLMPVVLAYLGRERLRELFPKSDYIVNLSLLSVVFMIIATQNWIFARMSIYFGLYQLLLISWIIKAFREKEQRFVYYSILICYCVYFYYENVVTLGIVYRSHYL
- a CDS encoding glycosyltransferase family 4 protein, which gives rise to MSKKVLFCATVDYHFELFHLPYLKWFKEQGWEIHVAAQGQRNLPFVDQKYDIPIQRSPFKKQNIFAYTALRKLMDEHRYELVHCHTPMGGALARLAARRARKRGAKVIYTAHGFHFCQGAPLLNWLLYYPIEKQLARYTDCLITINQEDYQLARRRKFKAGKIVHVHGVGVDSERFAPITQEQCIEQRQMLGYEADEFLMLYAAEFNQNKNQQLLLHALAIIHDEAPQARLVLAGEGPLLDECKELARRLGIEQKVDFLGFRNDLERWLPICDLAVASSLREGLPVNIMEAMACGLPVVASDNRGHRELVKNDANGWVVATRDVKEMAEKIKLVIANPTWKRELGLTGRQRIDQTYSERNVLRQKTEIYSSLIEERAKMEELTWVVP
- a CDS encoding glycosyltransferase family 1 protein produces the protein MGRPLRILHSVVNMNRGGAETLLMNLYRNIDRTKIKFDFLTNKEGVFDPEIEQLGGRVYRIPYITDVGHFGYIKALDRFFKDHQQYKVVHSHMDKMSGFVLRAAKRAGVPMRIAHSHNTSSEGGAFARLYKWYAGTRISSNASHLFSCSREAAKWLFHSQAAHSAILKNGIESERFLFSPDVRLQVRRDLGLTEDHFVLGHVGRFNRQKNHRFLIEMFAELQKVKKDARLILTGDGPLRPEIEQQVKDFGLDERVTFLGVRSDIDRLMQAFDVFAFPSFHEGLPVTLIEAQGAGLPCVLSDTITKEVDLGMQLVHYCPLGDMTSWLEKILESSNASRKSSAKALFRNGYDISDTAVWLGDFYLGV
- a CDS encoding glycosyltransferase family 1 protein codes for the protein MDKKKRVLHVVSAMNRGGAETLLMNVYRNIDRDRIQFDFVSHRSVEGDFDREICQLGGKIYRVKSLGQSGLFSYISALRGIMVSEEYAAVHAHTDYQAGFPLLAAKRAGIKRRICHSHSNHFPKGNRLKERALLKVLQMVITRAATDYCACSQEAAQFLYGNRQGVHLLKNGIDIDSFLGEMEPPQARSVRQELGIPTNAKLIGHIGHFSPSKNHSFMLRLLKELVTERSDIFLILVGGGPLREEIEGEARRLGVDDHVRFLGVRSDAPRLMKAFDVFLFPSIYEGFGIVAIEAQSAGTPCIIADSVPKSVDMGLGLVSFVSLQDSLAEWTKQIHKAFLTEQISNEAIVSKISSAGFDIKQNVSEWLGLYG
- a CDS encoding glycosyltransferase family 2 protein, with amino-acid sequence MKNMRLTVFTPTYNRAYCLQDCYESLKRQTNKDFMWLIIDDGSTDGTPELVEQWIAEEAVPIRYYWQENHGMHGAHNTAYELIETELNVCIDSDDYMPDDAVEKILAFWERHGSDQVSGIIGLDSDREGKVLGTRLPEDLKQSTLFDLYRKHGVTGDKKLVYRTELTKKYRYPIFEGEKYVGLAYKYYKLDEQYEMLLLNEVLCCVEYLADGSSMNMLSQYKRNPRGFAFYRKELMKLSFANFSFKFRQAIHLVSSSIIARNRNLLIETPSKLITLLALPLGVVLYGFIVVKTKRA